From the Edaphobacter bradus genome, the window GTTCCTTATGGGCGGACATTCACCGTGGGTCGATGTCGCATCCGATTATCGCGTAACCGGATACTGGGAGACGATGTCGCGACCGTGAAGCGCTACATTCAAACCGTCCGTTCCCATATGTGGCTGCTTGACTGCGTAGAGGATGCTCTTGTTCGAATGAACCCGCCACGGACGGGCCTCGATAGGGCAATCAAGGCGCTGGTCGCAGGCTCGGGCAAGCCATTGTCAAGAGATGAAGCGCTCTTGGCGATATCCGCTCTGAGGGACATTGGCGTCCTAAGTGGACCCACCGAAGCCCTCTCGCTAGATCGCAGTCGACTCGCGACGACCGAAGAACTGCGACAAGCTATACGTATCGGTGTGGATACTTCTAGTTCAGTGACACAACATTCCGACTCGCAGATTTGTGTTTCCACGCCGCCTAGCCTTCCGCCCGCGGCAAATCACGTTATCCGTGGAGTTTGTATCGACCTTCGGAGTGCCCTACTTGACTTGATAGCCACGGCGGACAAAACAATCGTCATCGCTTCACCTTTTTGGGATGCGGCGACGAGCGACGAGCTAGTTGGCATTTTGGCAAAGCGTCTCAAAGGAGGTGTAGCAGTCTCAATTCTCGGTCGCTTTGAGAACGACCTGCCTTTTGATGTCCGCACCGCATTGAAACGAATCGAAAAGCGTTCCAGCTATAACGTTTTCTCTTGGTATGAGCAGTCGGACAGAGGGACGGAAACGTTCCACTTCAAGGCACTCACCATCGACAAGGGAAGGCGTGGCTATCTTGGTAGCGCCAATATGACAGCTTCGAGCCTTCGCTCCCGGATGGAGTTGGGCATCATATTGAGCGGTGAGCCTGCAATCCAACTGGATAAAGTGCTCCGAGTTGCTATGTCCGTTGCGAAGCCAGTCGTCCTTTGAATGACCTGACAAGCCAGATATGATTACCATCGACATGGAGAAAGCGAAGCTGGTATCAGAGTTCGAGGAGCTTGCAGTATTCTTTGATGGCCAACGGCGATCTGCACGTTTATAGCGTATCGCGGTAAAGCTGCTTTTAAGCAGCACGGGATGCAGACTCACCGTTATTTCCTTTAGTGTGTGTCTTTCTGTCAGGCCGGGGCGCGTCCTGCCTCGTGCGGATTGTGCTTGAGATAGGCGGTTGTTCATGTCTTCACCATCCATGAGATGGATAGTCTTGCATAGCTGCCTTCGCTTTGGGATCTGGGTTCGGCAACGACTCTCAGCAGTCATCCCTAGTCGGTCAGTTCAGGCGGGTGTTGTAGTCACTGGGATTGGTAATGCTAAACGCGCATGTGTGAAGTTGGTTTGCGGACGATCTTCTGTGACGCATCGGCGTGTCCGATATGGAACCTGAGGCAGTCATAGCACTGGTAGGCGAGGATGAGCTCTCCGGTCTTGTAGCTGGCTTTTTCGGCGGCGGTCTCGGCCAGAGTGATGGAAGGATAGCGGCGCTTGCCGTGGCAGCGGCGCTGTGAAGCGGGGTTGGTCCAGGGTGGTTGGATAGGCAGGGTGTTGTTCTCCTTTTTGGGAGGAGAGTGTGTCAGTGTTCGGTGTGTTCTCCA encodes:
- a CDS encoding phospholipase D-like domain-containing protein, which gives rise to MIATADKTIVIASPFWDAATSDELVGILAKRLKGGVAVSILGRFENDLPFDVRTALKRIEKRSSYNVFSWYEQSDRGTETFHFKALTIDKGRRGYLGSANMTASSLRSRMELGIILSGEPAIQLDKVLRVAMSVAKPVVL